A part of Halobaculum sp. MBLA0143 genomic DNA contains:
- a CDS encoding HAD family hydrolase produces MTPADLEPYAAVVYDLDGTLVDLVVSWDTVAAEGRAVFTDRGHEVDGDLWQLLDEADTRGLRPELEAVIADHERAGARESTLAPRADDLPLSVPVGVCSLNCEAACRVALETHGLADAVDAVVGRDSVATRKPDPEPLLAAVDRLGASPAETVFVGDSRRDALAAERAGVEFLAVG; encoded by the coding sequence GTGACGCCCGCGGATCTGGAGCCGTACGCGGCCGTCGTGTACGACCTCGACGGAACGCTCGTCGACCTCGTGGTCTCGTGGGACACCGTCGCCGCCGAGGGACGGGCGGTGTTCACCGACCGCGGCCACGAGGTCGACGGTGACCTCTGGCAGCTACTGGACGAGGCAGACACGAGAGGGCTCCGGCCGGAGCTGGAGGCCGTGATCGCCGACCACGAACGAGCGGGTGCCCGGGAGTCGACACTCGCCCCGCGTGCCGACGACCTCCCCTTGTCCGTGCCGGTCGGCGTCTGCTCGCTCAACTGTGAGGCTGCCTGCCGGGTCGCACTCGAGACACACGGGCTGGCGGACGCTGTCGACGCCGTCGTCGGACGCGACAGCGTGGCGACCCGCAAGCCCGACCCGGAGCCGTTGCTCGCGGCCGTCGACCGACTCGGCGCGTCGCCGGCGGAGACGGTGTTCGTCGGCGACTCACGACGCGACGCTCTCGCAGCCGAGCGCGCCGGGGTCGAGTTCCTGGCCGTCGGGTAG
- the thrS gene encoding threonine--tRNA ligase, whose amino-acid sequence MSDISVTLPDGSSLSVSEGASLEDVAYEIGPGLGDDTVAGKIDGELVDKATPVHDGAAVEIVTDQSDEYLDVLRHTAAHVFAQALQRLRPEAKLAIGPSTDDGFYYDVSGVDLDESDLEEIRAEMEEILAADYDLVREERSREAAFEAYDDNRFKREILDDEAAGEDPVSFYVQDGWEDLCQGPHVDSTGKIGAVELLQISTAYWRGDEDNETLTRVYGTAFESESDLEDFLERREEAKERDHRRIGSEMDLFSVPDHSPGCVHFHPAGMTIRRELEEYVREKNEELGYEEVWTPELNKAELWKPTGHYDAFKEEGEMFAWEQDDTEYGLKPMNCANHAHVYGDERHSYRDLPLRFAEFGTCYRNEQSGELSGMLRVRGFTQDDGHAFLREDQLEEELLAHVRVIEDLYETFGFDVEYVLETKGDDAIGSDDIWETATDALRNALETEDLDYEVEEGEAAFYGPKIGVNAIDALGRSWTIGTVQVDFNIPERLDLAYVGEDNEEHRPVTIHRALLGSFERFMGVLIEHFKGNFPTWLAPEQVRVLPISDDQLDYAESVAAELDDAGFRVEVEDRDMTVGRKIRAGHDDRVPYMLIVGSDEADAETVSVRDRQEREANDVELSAFLDHLQTEREQKSTEPYFVPVQKH is encoded by the coding sequence ATGAGCGATATCAGCGTGACGCTCCCGGACGGCTCGTCGTTGTCCGTGTCGGAGGGGGCGTCGCTGGAGGACGTCGCCTACGAGATCGGCCCAGGGTTGGGCGACGACACGGTCGCGGGCAAGATCGACGGCGAACTCGTCGACAAGGCGACGCCGGTCCACGACGGCGCCGCAGTCGAGATCGTCACCGACCAGTCCGACGAGTACCTCGACGTGTTGCGCCACACCGCCGCCCACGTGTTCGCGCAGGCACTGCAACGACTCCGCCCGGAGGCCAAACTCGCCATCGGCCCGTCGACGGACGACGGCTTCTACTACGACGTGTCCGGAGTGGATCTGGACGAGTCCGACCTAGAGGAGATCAGAGCGGAGATGGAGGAGATTCTGGCGGCCGACTACGACCTCGTCCGCGAGGAACGCTCCCGAGAGGCGGCGTTCGAGGCGTACGACGACAACCGGTTCAAACGAGAGATCCTGGACGACGAGGCCGCCGGCGAGGATCCCGTCTCCTTCTACGTCCAGGACGGCTGGGAGGACCTCTGTCAGGGGCCACACGTCGACTCTACCGGGAAGATCGGCGCGGTCGAACTGCTCCAGATCTCGACCGCCTACTGGCGGGGCGACGAGGACAACGAGACGCTGACGCGGGTGTACGGGACCGCCTTCGAGTCCGAGTCCGACTTGGAGGACTTCCTCGAACGCCGCGAGGAGGCGAAGGAACGCGACCACCGCCGGATCGGCTCCGAGATGGACCTCTTCTCCGTCCCGGACCACTCCCCCGGCTGCGTCCACTTCCACCCCGCGGGAATGACGATCCGCCGGGAACTGGAGGAGTACGTCCGCGAGAAGAACGAGGAACTGGGCTACGAGGAGGTGTGGACGCCGGAGCTCAACAAGGCCGAACTGTGGAAGCCCACCGGTCACTACGACGCCTTCAAGGAGGAAGGCGAGATGTTCGCCTGGGAGCAGGACGACACGGAGTACGGCCTCAAGCCGATGAACTGCGCGAACCACGCGCACGTGTACGGCGACGAGCGTCACTCCTACCGTGACCTCCCGCTGCGGTTCGCCGAGTTCGGCACCTGCTACCGCAACGAGCAGTCCGGCGAACTCTCCGGGATGCTCCGCGTGCGCGGATTCACGCAGGACGACGGGCACGCGTTCCTCCGCGAGGACCAACTGGAAGAGGAGCTTCTCGCGCACGTCCGCGTGATCGAGGACTTGTACGAGACCTTCGGCTTCGACGTGGAGTACGTTCTGGAGACGAAGGGTGACGACGCCATCGGCTCCGACGACATCTGGGAGACCGCCACGGACGCGCTCCGGAACGCCCTGGAGACGGAGGACCTCGACTACGAGGTCGAAGAGGGTGAGGCGGCGTTCTACGGCCCGAAGATCGGCGTCAACGCTATCGACGCGCTGGGGCGGTCGTGGACCATCGGCACCGTCCAGGTGGACTTCAACATCCCCGAACGGCTCGACCTGGCGTACGTCGGCGAGGACAACGAGGAGCACCGCCCCGTCACCATCCACCGGGCGCTGCTGGGCTCGTTCGAGCGGTTCATGGGCGTCCTGATCGAGCACTTCAAAGGGAACTTCCCGACCTGGCTCGCCCCCGAACAGGTGCGCGTGCTCCCCATCTCCGACGACCAGCTCGACTACGCCGAGTCCGTCGCCGCCGAACTCGACGACGCCGGCTTCCGCGTCGAGGTGGAGGACCGCGACATGACCGTGGGTCGGAAGATTCGCGCCGGTCACGACGACCGCGTCCCGTACATGCTGATCGTCGGCAGCGACGAGGCCGACGCCGAGACCGTCTCCGTCCGCGACCGCCAGGAGCGCGAGGCCAACGACGTGGAGCTGAGTGCGTTCCTCGACCACCTCCAGACGGAACGCGAACAGAAGTCGACGGAGCCGTACTTCGTGCCCGTCCAGAAGCACTGA
- a CDS encoding AAA family ATPase translates to MTATDHTGTVVGISSAGDRLVRLAASDARDAGLADETPVLVRGDTETAATVAVDDDLAARSLVVDERVADGAGVSVGDTISLEAVDPRPATSLRFAPVPDLSIRGGEEAVRRAAAGTPLVAGDRIGVSLFKGALDVPVRVTAVSPDGPVYVTAETEIDLVAGPASAVEADHRVPHVPTDDVGGYDEARATLERAVVRPLTAGDAYDAAGARPGNGVLLVGPAGVGKSHLLRHAAWQADATLVAPDPGRLQSAGDETLAELLEDLRVAAGRAPRAVVHLDDLDRLGEGGRTGAGRLARIAAAVDRLRGMDDVVVVGEASAAEEVPDGLRRGDRLSRVVEVTPPDREDRAAILTALARGGRLADDADPGAVGGRAFGYTAADLRGLWSHALEAAVDRALETGDDSATPAVSAADFESALRATDPSALRGASVERPDVSFDDVGGLAGPKRELTRSVEWPLRHPEAFERLDIDAPTGVLLYGPPGTGKTLLARAVAATTDANFVPVDGPELLDKYVGESERAVRELFERARANAPAVVFFDEMDSLAPARTQDTEASAPERVVSQLLTELDGLVSRGGITVVAATNRPDRLDPALLRPGRLDRLVEVPVPDEEARRAIFRVHTRDRPVEGVDYDELAAQTEGYTGSDIEAVVREASLLALEDLLDADGPAAAGSVDPRRLDGLTVGPAEFDRALRRVGPSLTEETLANYEAVVEDVVGRSRDR, encoded by the coding sequence ATGACCGCGACAGACCACACCGGAACAGTCGTCGGCATCTCGTCGGCGGGTGACAGACTGGTTCGGCTAGCCGCGTCGGACGCCCGCGATGCCGGGTTGGCCGACGAGACGCCGGTCCTCGTCAGGGGGGACACGGAGACGGCGGCGACGGTCGCCGTCGACGACGATCTGGCCGCCCGGAGTCTCGTCGTGGACGAGCGGGTGGCCGACGGCGCGGGTGTCTCGGTCGGCGACACGATCTCGTTGGAGGCGGTCGACCCCCGTCCGGCGACGAGCCTCCGGTTCGCGCCGGTGCCGGACCTGTCGATCCGGGGCGGCGAGGAGGCCGTCCGGCGGGCCGCGGCCGGCACGCCGCTCGTCGCCGGCGACCGGATCGGCGTCTCGTTGTTCAAAGGCGCGCTGGACGTGCCGGTGCGTGTCACCGCCGTGTCGCCGGACGGCCCGGTGTACGTCACCGCCGAGACGGAGATCGACCTCGTCGCCGGGCCGGCGTCCGCGGTCGAGGCCGACCACCGCGTCCCGCACGTCCCGACCGACGACGTCGGCGGGTACGACGAGGCCAGAGCGACGCTCGAACGGGCGGTGGTGCGCCCGCTGACCGCCGGCGACGCCTACGACGCCGCCGGCGCGCGCCCCGGTAACGGCGTCCTCTTGGTCGGTCCGGCGGGCGTCGGCAAGAGCCACCTCCTCCGACACGCCGCCTGGCAGGCGGACGCCACACTCGTCGCCCCCGACCCCGGCCGACTCCAGTCGGCCGGCGACGAGACACTGGCAGAGCTGTTGGAGGACCTCCGGGTGGCCGCCGGCCGCGCGCCCCGAGCGGTCGTCCACCTAGACGACCTCGACCGACTGGGTGAGGGGGGCCGGACGGGTGCCGGCCGGCTCGCCCGGATCGCGGCCGCCGTCGACCGACTCCGTGGGATGGACGACGTGGTGGTCGTCGGCGAAGCGAGCGCCGCCGAGGAGGTGCCGGACGGGCTCCGACGCGGCGACAGGCTGTCTCGGGTCGTCGAGGTGACACCCCCAGACCGGGAGGACCGCGCGGCGATCCTGACCGCGCTCGCCCGAGGCGGTCGGCTCGCAGACGACGCCGACCCCGGGGCCGTCGGGGGGCGGGCGTTCGGCTACACCGCCGCCGACCTCCGTGGGCTGTGGTCGCACGCACTGGAGGCGGCAGTCGACCGCGCGCTGGAGACGGGCGACGACTCCGCCACGCCGGCCGTGTCGGCTGCCGACTTCGAGAGTGCGCTCCGGGCGACGGACCCCAGCGCCCTGCGCGGAGCGTCCGTCGAGCGGCCGGACGTCTCGTTCGACGACGTCGGCGGGCTCGCCGGACCGAAGCGAGAGCTGACACGCTCCGTCGAGTGGCCGTTGCGGCACCCGGAGGCGTTCGAACGGCTCGACATCGACGCGCCGACCGGCGTCCTGCTGTACGGCCCGCCGGGAACCGGCAAGACGCTGTTGGCGCGTGCGGTCGCGGCGACGACGGACGCCAACTTCGTCCCGGTGGACGGGCCGGAGCTGTTGGACAAGTACGTCGGCGAGTCGGAGCGAGCCGTCCGAGAGCTGTTCGAGCGGGCGCGGGCGAACGCCCCGGCGGTCGTGTTCTTCGACGAGATGGACTCACTGGCGCCCGCCCGCACGCAGGACACGGAGGCGTCGGCGCCGGAACGCGTCGTCTCACAGCTGTTGACGGAGCTGGACGGACTCGTCTCTCGTGGCGGAATCACCGTCGTGGCGGCGACGAACCGACCGGATCGGCTCGACCCCGCACTGTTGCGCCCCGGCCGACTGGACAGACTCGTCGAGGTGCCGGTGCCCGACGAGGAGGCGCGTCGGGCGATCTTCCGGGTTCACACACGCGACCGCCCGGTAGAGGGGGTCGACTACGACGAACTCGCCGCCCAGACGGAGGGGTACACCGGGAGCGACATCGAGGCGGTGGTGCGGGAGGCGTCGTTGCTCGCGTTAGAGGACCTGCTCGACGCCGACGGCCCGGCCGCAGCCGGCAGCGTCGACCCGCGGCGGTTGGACGGCCTCACCGTCGGTCCCGCGGAGTTCGACCGGGCGTTGCGCCGGGTCGGGCCGTCGCTGACGGAAGAGACGCTGGCCAACTACGAGGCGGTCGTGGAAGACGTGGTCGGGCGTTCCCGAGACCGCTAG
- a CDS encoding bacteriorhodopsin, which translates to MSLAVEAGALLQQSPLARPESIWLGIGFVAMLLGTFYFIAKGWGVTDPEQQEYYILTIMVPAIAAASYLSMFLGFGYSTVEVAGFPEALRIYWARYADWLFTTPLLLLDLALLADADRNTIYALVLTDAFMIVTGLVGALENNAFTYRYIWWTVSTISFVFLLYMLYGTLTSKVAELDDETQSTFTTLRNITLVLWTAYPIVWIVGTEGAGIVPLGIETLLYAVLDVTAKVGFGFILLRSRAIVGDSSAPTPSADEQAAD; encoded by the coding sequence ATGTCGCTAGCTGTTGAGGCTGGAGCACTCCTCCAGCAGAGTCCGCTCGCTCGGCCAGAGTCGATCTGGCTCGGAATTGGCTTCGTGGCGATGCTCCTCGGCACCTTCTACTTCATCGCGAAGGGCTGGGGAGTCACCGACCCGGAGCAGCAGGAGTACTACATTCTGACCATCATGGTGCCCGCGATTGCCGCGGCATCCTACCTGTCGATGTTCCTCGGCTTCGGTTACTCGACAGTGGAGGTCGCAGGCTTCCCGGAAGCCCTGCGCATCTACTGGGCACGCTACGCTGACTGGCTGTTCACCACGCCGCTCCTGCTGCTGGACCTGGCCCTGCTCGCCGACGCAGACCGGAACACGATCTACGCGCTGGTCCTGACGGACGCGTTCATGATCGTCACCGGTCTGGTCGGCGCCCTGGAGAACAACGCCTTCACCTACCGGTACATCTGGTGGACCGTGAGCACGATCTCGTTCGTGTTCCTCCTGTACATGCTGTACGGGACCCTCACGTCGAAGGTCGCGGAACTCGACGACGAGACCCAGTCCACCTTCACGACGTTGCGTAACATCACGTTGGTGTTGTGGACGGCGTATCCCATCGTGTGGATCGTCGGTACGGAGGGTGCCGGCATCGTGCCGCTCGGCATCGAGACCCTCCTGTACGCAGTGCTGGACGTGACCGCCAAGGTCGGGTTCGGGTTCATCCTGCTCCGCAGCCGCGCCATCGTCGGCGACTCCTCGGCTCCGACGCCGTCGGCCGACGAGCAGGCTGCAGACTGA
- a CDS encoding DUF5822 domain-containing protein, with protein sequence MPERVESHDPDGVDYGWVMQTTFVTTIVVGAPTVALLSLFVGLQDTWAARAEFAVRVGAVVWILTAVGVYLYARRHVDDEEEASTETAE encoded by the coding sequence GTGCCAGAGCGCGTCGAGAGCCACGACCCCGACGGCGTCGACTACGGGTGGGTGATGCAGACGACGTTCGTCACCACGATCGTCGTCGGCGCGCCGACCGTCGCGCTGCTGTCTCTGTTCGTCGGCCTGCAGGACACCTGGGCCGCACGTGCGGAGTTCGCCGTCCGGGTCGGTGCCGTCGTCTGGATTCTCACCGCCGTGGGCGTCTACCTCTACGCTCGACGGCACGTCGACGACGAAGAAGAGGCGTCGACGGAGACCGCCGAGTGA
- a CDS encoding alpha/beta fold hydrolase translates to METVTHHGRETAYETFDRGADGPGLLCIHGSGGTRGVWKAQARLADRLPVTTVDLAGHGNSPDTDADPGVETLGVYADDVAAVADATDARVLVGNSLGGAVALWVALERDVSLDGLVLAGTGPRLPVLDDLLAWLADDFERAVTFLHGEDRLFHDPETEYAAVSAETMHAVGRAVTERDFLTSHRFDVRDRLDEVTVPALALVGEHDHLTPVSYHETLAEEIPACEFGVVEDAAHLAMLERPTAFGEALVSFCDRL, encoded by the coding sequence ATGGAGACCGTGACACACCACGGGCGGGAGACCGCCTACGAGACGTTCGACCGGGGCGCCGACGGCCCGGGACTACTCTGTATCCACGGCAGCGGCGGCACCCGCGGGGTGTGGAAGGCCCAGGCCCGACTCGCCGACCGACTGCCGGTCACGACGGTCGACCTGGCCGGTCACGGGAACAGCCCGGACACGGACGCCGACCCGGGCGTCGAGACGCTGGGGGTGTACGCCGACGACGTGGCCGCGGTCGCCGACGCGACGGACGCGCGGGTCCTCGTCGGCAACTCTCTGGGGGGCGCGGTCGCGCTGTGGGTCGCCTTGGAGCGTGACGTGTCGCTCGACGGACTCGTCCTCGCCGGCACCGGGCCACGGCTCCCCGTGTTGGACGACCTCCTCGCGTGGCTCGCCGACGACTTCGAGCGCGCCGTGACGTTCCTCCACGGCGAAGATCGGTTGTTCCACGACCCGGAGACGGAGTACGCCGCCGTCTCCGCCGAGACGATGCACGCAGTCGGGCGGGCGGTGACGGAACGGGACTTCCTGACGAGCCACCGCTTCGACGTCCGCGACCGACTGGACGAGGTGACCGTGCCGGCGCTGGCGCTCGTCGGTGAACACGACCACCTCACACCCGTGTCGTACCACGAGACCCTGGCCGAGGAGATACCCGCGTGTGAGTTCGGCGTGGTCGAGGACGCCGCCCACCTCGCCATGTTGGAGCGCCCGACCGCGTTCGGCGAGGCGCTCGTGTCGTTCTGCGACCGACTGTGA
- the panB gene encoding 3-methyl-2-oxobutanoate hydroxymethyltransferase: MTTTRDIRESGEDPITMLTAYDAPTAEVVEAAGVDVILVGDSMGNAVLGHDSTLPVTVDEVQSRTAAVARATTEPLVVADMPFLSFGVSETDSVENAGQMLKQADADAVKLECGPHTVETTERLVELGIPVMAHLGLTPQHVNQLGGYHRQGTDSDAAAELLELAEAHEAAGAFSLVLEHVPANLAADVTAALEIPTIGIGAGPETDGQVLVITDVLGLSERTPPFAAEFGDVREEMTTAVESFREAVEDGSFPAEEHSHYESDVGDVY; encoded by the coding sequence GTGACGACGACGCGCGACATCAGGGAGAGTGGCGAGGACCCGATCACGATGCTGACCGCCTACGACGCGCCGACGGCCGAGGTGGTCGAGGCGGCCGGCGTCGACGTGATCCTCGTCGGCGACAGTATGGGCAACGCCGTGTTGGGCCACGACTCCACGCTCCCCGTCACGGTCGACGAGGTGCAGAGTCGGACGGCGGCGGTCGCCCGAGCGACGACGGAGCCGTTGGTCGTTGCGGACATGCCGTTCCTCTCCTTCGGCGTCTCGGAGACCGACAGTGTCGAGAACGCCGGACAGATGCTGAAGCAGGCGGACGCGGACGCGGTGAAGCTGGAGTGTGGGCCACACACCGTCGAGACGACGGAGCGACTCGTGGAGCTGGGGATCCCGGTGATGGCCCACCTCGGCTTGACGCCACAGCACGTCAACCAGCTCGGCGGCTACCACCGCCAGGGGACGGACTCGGACGCGGCGGCGGAGCTGCTGGAGCTGGCAGAGGCACACGAGGCGGCGGGAGCGTTCTCGCTCGTGTTGGAGCACGTCCCGGCGAACCTCGCGGCGGACGTGACGGCGGCACTGGAGATCCCGACCATCGGCATCGGCGCCGGTCCGGAGACGGACGGTCAGGTGCTCGTGATCACGGACGTGCTGGGGCTGAGCGAGCGGACGCCGCCGTTCGCGGCGGAGTTCGGCGACGTACGCGAGGAGATGACCACGGCCGTCGAGTCGTTCCGCGAGGCCGTCGAGGACGGATCGTTCCCGGCCGAGGAACACAGCCACTACGAGTCCGACGTGGGCGACGTGTACTGA
- a CDS encoding flippase activity-associated protein Agl23: MSSRFETVRVRIDAGVTAFGRLTGLPPVVAAVAALTTLALVLRLFALGDRVAHFDEGRVAYWTVRYAETGSFHYRYIIHGPFVQHVNRVVFQVLGRNDATMRAVVAVLGGLLPASVLLVRHRLRPVETVLAAGFLAVNPVLLYYSRFFRSTVLVAAFMFVSLLWLVRAIDFGRPRAVHAAALFAALGFAAKENAVVYVLCYAGAGGLLLDYALMDPVRHERGTDAVRARLAAARRLLTDPAGRRRLGYWVGHTVLAVGLFAAVTLFVFAPRDPNGLGLWSSLASPGRLPALVDATVADVRRGMEYWFGHSASTKCYEDSLIAGYVCFLERALGVLWQYALPLVAAAVVGFLAERYATARPRPLVMLASYWGFVSVLGYPLGTDIFGAWITVNALVPLTIPAAVGLGLVVRRGYDALPADPVRTAVAGVVVVAVVAQVAVTGGAAVYANPAADSNELVQYAQPTDDFRPAVRDLATVAPTNEGTDVLFYGSELVVEGEGGGPIPECTVMVKTLPLHWYLQVARADGDCARDQTALDRALADDPPPVVIVHEQRAERVARRLPGYESETYRLRTVARPVTFFVDREAVTAAATDRAPPARLRAVRATDF; the protein is encoded by the coding sequence ATGTCGAGTCGGTTCGAGACCGTCCGGGTGCGGATCGACGCCGGGGTGACCGCGTTCGGTCGACTCACCGGGCTCCCTCCGGTCGTGGCCGCGGTGGCCGCGCTCACGACCCTCGCGCTCGTCTTACGACTGTTCGCCCTCGGCGACCGTGTCGCCCACTTCGACGAGGGGCGGGTCGCCTACTGGACCGTCCGCTACGCCGAGACCGGGTCGTTCCACTACCGCTACATCATCCACGGCCCGTTCGTCCAACACGTCAACCGGGTCGTGTTCCAGGTGTTGGGCCGCAACGACGCGACGATGCGAGCGGTCGTCGCCGTGCTCGGCGGGCTGCTCCCGGCGAGCGTCCTCCTGGTTCGCCACCGGCTCCGTCCGGTCGAGACCGTCCTGGCGGCCGGCTTCCTCGCCGTCAACCCGGTGTTGTTGTACTACTCCCGGTTCTTCCGCAGCACCGTCCTGGTGGCCGCGTTCATGTTCGTCTCGTTGCTGTGGCTCGTCCGGGCGATCGACTTCGGCCGTCCCCGGGCCGTCCACGCCGCCGCCCTGTTCGCCGCCTTGGGCTTCGCCGCCAAGGAGAACGCCGTCGTCTACGTGCTCTGTTACGCCGGGGCTGGAGGGCTCCTCCTGGACTACGCTCTGATGGACCCCGTACGCCACGAACGGGGCACCGACGCCGTTCGCGCCCGGCTCGCGGCCGCCAGACGACTCCTGACCGACCCGGCCGGGCGGCGACGGCTGGGTTACTGGGTCGGCCACACCGTGCTCGCTGTCGGGTTGTTCGCGGCCGTGACGTTGTTCGTCTTCGCCCCGCGTGACCCCAACGGGCTCGGACTGTGGTCGAGTCTGGCGAGCCCAGGGCGACTGCCGGCGCTCGTGGACGCGACAGTCGCCGACGTCCGCCGCGGGATGGAGTACTGGTTCGGGCACAGCGCCTCCACGAAGTGTTACGAGGACTCGCTGATCGCGGGCTACGTCTGTTTCCTCGAACGTGCACTCGGCGTGCTGTGGCAGTACGCGCTGCCGCTCGTCGCCGCCGCCGTCGTCGGCTTCCTCGCCGAGCGGTACGCGACGGCCCGACCGCGGCCGCTCGTGATGTTGGCGAGCTACTGGGGATTCGTCAGCGTGCTGGGCTACCCGCTCGGGACGGACATCTTCGGGGCCTGGATCACGGTCAACGCCCTGGTGCCGCTGACGATCCCCGCCGCGGTCGGACTCGGGCTCGTCGTCCGTCGGGGGTACGACGCGCTGCCGGCCGACCCGGTCCGGACGGCCGTCGCCGGCGTGGTCGTAGTCGCGGTCGTCGCACAGGTCGCCGTCACGGGCGGCGCGGCGGTGTACGCCAACCCGGCCGCGGACTCGAACGAACTCGTCCAGTACGCACAGCCGACGGACGACTTCCGGCCGGCGGTCCGCGACCTGGCGACGGTCGCACCGACGAACGAGGGGACGGACGTGTTGTTCTACGGGAGCGAACTCGTCGTCGAAGGCGAGGGCGGCGGGCCGATCCCGGAGTGTACGGTGATGGTGAAGACGCTCCCGCTCCACTGGTACCTCCAGGTCGCCAGGGCAGACGGCGACTGTGCGCGCGACCAGACGGCGTTGGACCGGGCGCTGGCCGACGACCCGCCGCCGGTCGTGATCGTCCACGAACAACGGGCCGAGAGGGTCGCACGCCGACTCCCGGGGTACGAGTCGGAGACGTACCGACTCCGGACGGTCGCCCGCCCGGTGACGTTCTTCGTCGACCGTGAGGCCGTGACTGCGGCCGCGACGGACCGTGCTCCGCCGGCTCGGCTCCGCGCGGTGCGTGCGACCGACTTTTGA
- a CDS encoding acyl-CoA dehydrogenase family protein, with amino-acid sequence MSQVFGGTESGLSEETQAIREVVREFAEEEIRPGAQAADENEEFPEDVWDGLAEIDLTGLTVPAEYGGFGSDRETYAVVNEEVAYGQLAVATALSVHCLATSCIAQFGTESQRQEWLPAMAEGRPVGAFCLSEPDAGSNPAEMSTTARRDGDEYVLSGDKQWITNGQRAGVYVVFAKTDANDPGSITQFLVPGDLDGVEVGRKEEKLGLRASDTTQMHFHDVRLPEAYRLTPEGEGLSAAFRILTGGRIGIAAQAVGLAQAAFDEAKTYASDREQFDRPIDQIQSIRHKFAEMATQIQASRLLVREAARQGDAGQDNRVAASMAKYFASEAAMDVTNEAVQIHGGYGYTTDFDVERFYRDAKITTIYEGTTEIQKKIIARELLE; translated from the coding sequence ATGAGTCAGGTGTTCGGCGGAACGGAGTCCGGGCTCTCCGAGGAGACCCAGGCGATCCGCGAGGTGGTGCGCGAGTTCGCCGAAGAGGAGATCAGACCCGGCGCCCAGGCGGCCGACGAGAACGAGGAGTTCCCGGAGGACGTGTGGGACGGGCTCGCGGAGATCGACCTCACGGGGCTTACTGTGCCGGCCGAGTACGGCGGCTTCGGTTCCGATCGGGAGACGTACGCGGTCGTCAACGAGGAGGTGGCGTACGGCCAACTGGCGGTGGCGACGGCGTTGTCCGTCCACTGTCTGGCCACCTCCTGTATCGCCCAGTTCGGCACGGAGAGTCAGCGCCAGGAGTGGCTCCCGGCGATGGCGGAGGGGCGGCCGGTCGGCGCGTTCTGTCTGTCGGAGCCGGACGCGGGGTCGAACCCGGCGGAGATGTCGACGACGGCGCGCCGCGACGGCGACGAGTACGTGCTCTCGGGGGACAAACAGTGGATCACGAACGGCCAGCGAGCGGGGGTGTACGTCGTGTTCGCCAAGACGGACGCGAACGACCCGGGGTCGATCACGCAGTTCCTCGTCCCGGGCGATCTGGACGGCGTCGAGGTCGGCCGCAAGGAGGAGAAGCTGGGGCTGCGGGCGTCCGACACGACACAGATGCACTTCCACGACGTGCGGCTCCCCGAGGCGTACCGTCTCACGCCGGAGGGAGAGGGGCTGTCGGCGGCGTTCCGGATCCTCACGGGCGGTCGGATCGGAATCGCGGCTCAGGCCGTCGGCCTGGCGCAGGCCGCCTTCGACGAGGCGAAGACGTACGCGAGCGACCGGGAGCAGTTCGACCGCCCGATCGACCAGATCCAGAGCATCCGTCACAAGTTCGCCGAGATGGCGACACAGATCCAGGCCTCGCGGCTGCTGGTCCGGGAGGCGGCCCGGCAGGGTGACGCCGGCCAGGACAACCGCGTCGCGGCGTCGATGGCGAAGTACTTCGCCAGTGAGGCCGCGATGGACGTGACGAACGAGGCGGTGCAGATCCACGGCGGCTACGGCTACACGACGGACTTCGACGTCGAGCGGTTCTACCGCGACGCCAAGATCACCACGATCTACGAGGGAACGACGGAGATCCAGAAGAAGATCATCGCCCGAGAGCTTCTGGAGTGA